A section of the Saccharopolyspora gregorii genome encodes:
- a CDS encoding GntR family transcriptional regulator encodes MAQRSTADALLDGPTPKHAQLREILRELAAAQLPPGAALPSERDLTLRYGVSRLTVREAIGQLVSEGLLVRVRGKGTFTARPRVDVRLDLASFTEDMRRRGLRAETEVLGHAELPPPPDTAEALGLEPGAPAYWLTRLRKADGTPLAVERGWFHPAAAPGLLGRDLTESMYSLLERHYGVRLEHAMQTVLAESADAETARLLRVQPGSPLLVFRRISTSRDTPVEDVRSWYRGDAYQVTMPLRTQAGTTGRPPEEVAP; translated from the coding sequence GTGGCCCAGCGCAGCACAGCGGACGCGCTGCTCGACGGACCCACGCCCAAGCACGCCCAGTTGCGGGAGATCCTGCGGGAGCTCGCCGCCGCGCAGCTGCCGCCGGGCGCCGCGCTGCCCTCCGAACGGGACCTCACGCTGCGCTACGGCGTCTCCCGGTTGACGGTGCGCGAGGCCATCGGCCAGCTCGTGTCCGAAGGCCTGCTGGTGCGGGTCCGCGGCAAGGGCACCTTCACCGCCCGCCCCCGCGTCGACGTCCGGCTGGACCTGGCCTCGTTCACCGAGGACATGCGCCGCCGCGGCCTGCGCGCGGAGACCGAGGTGCTCGGCCACGCCGAACTGCCGCCGCCCCCGGACACCGCCGAAGCGCTCGGCCTCGAACCGGGTGCTCCCGCCTACTGGCTGACCCGGCTGCGCAAGGCCGACGGGACACCGCTGGCCGTGGAGCGCGGCTGGTTCCACCCGGCCGCGGCACCGGGCCTGCTCGGCCGCGACCTCACCGAATCCATGTACTCGCTGCTGGAGCGGCACTACGGCGTCCGGCTGGAGCACGCGATGCAGACGGTGCTGGCCGAGAGCGCCGACGCGGAGACCGCCCGGCTGCTGCGGGTGCAACCCGGCAGCCCGCTGCTGGTGTTCCGCCGCATCTCGACCTCCCGCGACACCCCGGTCGAGGACGTGCGCTCCTGGTACCGGGGCGACGCGTACCAAGTGACGATGCCCCTGCGAACCCAGGCCGGAACCACCGGCCGCCCACCCGAGGAGGTAGCCCCATGA
- a CDS encoding PTS transporter subunit EIIC, with amino-acid sequence MTVGSASGGASSKGFALLQRLGRSLMLPIAVLPAAALLQRLGQEDLLGSVSGLQTVAGVIGAAGGALFDNLPLLFAIGVAIGFARKADGTTALSAAVGYLVLAGVMWEITGQEAGTSFNKGPYGVLGGIIAGLVAAWLWQRYHRIKLPDYLGFFGGRRFVPIVTAVAMLVIGTVLGLLFPLFDASLTAFSDVVTANAVLGGGIYGLINRLLLPFGLHHIPNNVVWFLFGDYHGQKGDIARFFEGDPTAGTFQTGFFPIFMFALPAAALAIWRSAPPAQRKVVGGVMLSVGLTSFLTGITEPLEFSFIFVAWPLLLIHAVLTGTSHMLVNYLDIHSGFGFSAGAIDYVLNFGISQRSLWLIPIGLLYAVIYYFVFRFVITKWNLRTPGREDAGEGSALLDEGQSSGDAKPAKADPAASAESQENSSSTTATMSTDTPAESGADPKPADGEGTGKS; translated from the coding sequence ATGACCGTCGGCTCAGCGAGCGGCGGCGCGAGCTCGAAGGGCTTCGCGCTGCTGCAACGGCTCGGCCGGAGCCTGATGCTCCCGATCGCCGTGCTGCCCGCGGCCGCGCTGCTGCAGCGGCTCGGTCAGGAGGACCTGCTGGGCAGCGTCTCGGGGTTGCAGACCGTCGCCGGGGTGATCGGCGCGGCCGGCGGCGCCCTGTTCGACAACCTGCCGCTGCTGTTCGCGATCGGCGTGGCGATCGGTTTCGCCCGCAAGGCGGACGGCACGACCGCGCTGTCGGCCGCGGTCGGCTACCTGGTGCTGGCCGGGGTGATGTGGGAGATCACCGGCCAGGAGGCCGGGACCTCGTTCAACAAGGGCCCGTACGGCGTGCTCGGCGGCATCATCGCCGGTCTCGTCGCGGCCTGGTTGTGGCAGCGCTACCACCGGATCAAGCTGCCCGACTACCTCGGCTTCTTCGGCGGGCGCCGGTTCGTGCCGATCGTGACCGCGGTGGCCATGCTGGTGATCGGCACCGTGCTGGGCCTGCTGTTCCCGCTGTTCGACGCAAGCCTGACCGCGTTCAGCGACGTGGTGACCGCCAACGCCGTGCTCGGCGGCGGCATCTACGGCCTGATCAACCGGCTGCTGCTGCCGTTCGGGCTGCACCACATCCCGAACAACGTGGTGTGGTTCCTGTTCGGCGACTACCACGGCCAGAAGGGCGACATCGCCCGCTTCTTCGAGGGCGACCCGACCGCGGGCACCTTCCAGACCGGCTTCTTCCCGATCTTCATGTTCGCGCTGCCCGCCGCCGCGCTGGCGATCTGGCGCAGCGCGCCGCCCGCGCAGCGCAAGGTCGTCGGCGGCGTGATGCTCTCGGTGGGGCTCACCTCGTTCCTCACCGGCATCACCGAGCCGCTGGAGTTCTCGTTCATCTTCGTGGCGTGGCCGCTGCTGCTGATCCACGCGGTGCTCACCGGCACCTCGCACATGCTGGTGAACTACCTGGACATCCACTCCGGGTTCGGGTTCTCGGCGGGCGCGATCGACTACGTGCTGAACTTCGGCATCTCGCAGCGGTCGCTGTGGCTGATCCCGATCGGCCTGCTCTACGCGGTGATCTACTACTTCGTGTTCCGGTTCGTCATCACGAAGTGGAACCTGCGGACCCCGGGCCGGGAGGACGCGGGCGAAGGCTCGGCGCTGCTGGACGAGGGCCAGAGCAGCGGTGACGCGAAGCCGGCGAAGGCGGATCCGGCCGCGAGCGCCGAATCCCAGGAGAACTCCAGCTCCACCACGGCGACGATGTCCACCGACACCCCGGCCGAGAGCGGCGCCGATCCGAAGCCCGCCGACGGCGAGGGCACCGGCAAGTCCTGA
- a CDS encoding HPr family phosphocarrier protein: MPERRVTVASKVGLHARPAALVAKAAAAQTVQITIRKSDTEPVQAGSILGLMTLGAGHGDEVVLAAEGDGADAALDQLAELVGSDLDAQ, translated from the coding sequence ATGCCCGAGCGACGGGTGACCGTGGCCAGCAAGGTCGGCCTGCACGCGCGTCCCGCCGCGCTGGTCGCCAAGGCGGCCGCGGCCCAGACCGTGCAGATCACCATCCGCAAGTCCGACACCGAGCCCGTCCAGGCCGGCAGCATCCTCGGGCTGATGACGCTCGGCGCCGGTCACGGCGACGAGGTCGTCCTCGCCGCCGAGGGCGACGGGGCGGACGCGGCCTTGGACCAGCTCGCGGAGCTCGTCGGATCGGATCTCGACGCGCAGTGA
- a CDS encoding S1 family peptidase, whose protein sequence is MTRPTRRTRDGRAVLLGVLGAITLAAAPVAASAAQPDMEPMIVGGHDATEQYPFMVSLQLTDGGGHFCGGSLIRPDWVVTAAHCAAGQQPGDVQARVGSADNTTGGTLVGVSELVVHPGYDGENPGNDVALVKLDRAVEQQPIALAADSGAPGDATRIIGWGVTCDDREQCPELPTQLQELDTELVPGDRCANQFDGATELCTDSPTEGAQGCNGDSGGPQLTGEPGRWELIGATSRDGDESPLCGTGTGIWTDLTAHADWIEQNAV, encoded by the coding sequence ATGACCCGACCCACCCGCCGGACCCGGGACGGACGAGCAGTGCTGCTGGGGGTGCTGGGGGCGATCACGCTCGCGGCGGCCCCGGTGGCGGCGTCCGCCGCCCAACCCGACATGGAACCGATGATCGTCGGCGGGCACGATGCCACCGAGCAGTACCCGTTCATGGTGTCGTTGCAACTCACCGACGGCGGCGGCCACTTCTGCGGCGGCTCGCTGATCCGGCCGGACTGGGTGGTGACCGCCGCGCACTGCGCCGCCGGGCAGCAGCCGGGCGACGTGCAGGCCCGGGTCGGCAGCGCGGACAACACCACCGGCGGAACCCTGGTGGGCGTCTCCGAACTGGTCGTGCACCCCGGCTACGACGGGGAGAACCCCGGCAACGACGTGGCGCTGGTGAAGCTGGACCGGGCCGTGGAGCAGCAGCCGATCGCGCTCGCCGCCGACTCCGGCGCGCCCGGTGACGCGACCCGGATCATCGGCTGGGGCGTCACCTGCGACGACCGGGAGCAGTGCCCCGAGCTGCCGACGCAGCTGCAGGAGCTGGACACCGAACTCGTCCCGGGCGACCGGTGCGCCAACCAGTTCGACGGCGCCACCGAGCTGTGCACGGACAGCCCCACCGAAGGCGCCCAGGGCTGCAACGGCGACTCCGGCGGACCGCAGCTGACCGGTGAGCCGGGGCGCTGGGAGCTGATCGGGGCGACCAGCCGCGACGGCGACGAGAGCCCGCTGTGCGGCACCGGCACCGGGATCTGGACCGACCTGACCGCGCACGCGGACTGGATCGAGCAGAACGCGGTCTGA
- a CDS encoding shikimate dehydrogenase encodes MARSDRTGRKAAVVGSPIGHSLSPVLHTAAYRELGLTGWSYERFDRDADGLAELVGSLGPEWAGLSVTMPGKRAALGLAKEVTDRAAAVGVANTLTRLGSGEWAADCTDVDGVTGALRAAGGFTGGRRALLLGAGGTAAAAVAAFAELGLAELTVAVREPARARDVVLTAEQVGLRVSVERLDSLDLGAAASEVDVLVSTLPAGAADPHAAELARAACVLDVIYHPWPTPLADAVSAAGGRLATGLDMLLHQAFGQVELFTGRTAPRAAMRDALLAATGGELALPL; translated from the coding sequence GTGGCGCGTTCTGATCGGACCGGGCGTAAGGCGGCCGTGGTCGGTTCGCCGATCGGGCACTCCTTGTCGCCGGTGCTGCACACCGCGGCCTACCGCGAGCTGGGATTGACCGGCTGGAGCTACGAGCGGTTCGACCGGGACGCCGACGGGCTCGCCGAGCTCGTCGGGTCCCTCGGGCCGGAGTGGGCGGGCCTGTCGGTGACCATGCCGGGCAAGCGCGCCGCGCTGGGCCTGGCGAAGGAGGTCACCGATCGGGCCGCCGCCGTCGGCGTGGCGAACACCCTGACCCGGCTCGGATCGGGGGAGTGGGCCGCGGACTGCACCGACGTGGACGGGGTGACCGGTGCGCTGCGCGCCGCGGGCGGGTTCACCGGCGGCCGCCGCGCGTTGCTGCTCGGCGCGGGCGGCACGGCCGCCGCCGCGGTCGCCGCGTTCGCGGAGCTGGGCCTCGCGGAGCTGACCGTGGCGGTGCGCGAGCCCGCGCGGGCGCGGGACGTGGTGCTGACCGCGGAGCAGGTGGGGCTGCGGGTGTCGGTCGAACGGCTGGACTCGCTGGACCTGGGCGCGGCGGCGTCCGAAGTGGACGTACTGGTCTCCACGCTGCCCGCGGGTGCCGCCGATCCGCACGCGGCCGAGCTGGCGCGGGCGGCCTGCGTGCTCGACGTGATCTACCACCCGTGGCCGACTCCGCTGGCCGACGCGGTGTCCGCGGCGGGCGGGCGGCTGGCGACCGGGCTGGACATGCTGCTGCACCAGGCGTTCGGCCAGGTCGAGCTGTTCACCGGCAGGACGGCGCCGCGCGCGGCGATGCGCGACGCGCTGCTGGCCGCCACCGGCGGGGAGCTCGCCCTCCCGCTCTGA
- the mltG gene encoding endolytic transglycosylase MltG, whose translation MSDDLGLFADDAGEPPRRSRREAREQRAELRRRKRRGSVTALAGLLVLLLVGGGVVYGAMQMLQIGSYEDYEGEGTGEVIVEVTSGDTVSAIGRALSKADVVASTTAFTKAAQDNKQINSIQPGFYLMRSKMSGSAAVSHILSPEAKTGRIEVRGGQRLEDQQSPDGGKTPGILTKLAEATCTGDESKCTTPEQMHEAAGTADLATLGVPDWAIEGASKAEPERRLEGLIMPGIYDVKPGEPAEEVLRQVVTKSAALLEAAGLPQAADGTGRTPYQLLTIASLVQSEGIERDFDKVSRVIYNRTTDPQMQLQLDSTINYPLDKPTLLTKPEDRRRPGPYNTYQNYGLPPTPISTVSTAAVVAAEKPAEGTWAYFVKCYPDGTSCFATTMAEHDRYITEAQQRGAF comes from the coding sequence GTGAGCGACGATCTCGGCCTGTTCGCGGATGACGCGGGCGAGCCGCCGCGGCGAAGCCGCAGGGAGGCCCGCGAGCAGCGGGCCGAACTGCGCCGCCGGAAACGACGCGGTTCGGTGACCGCCTTGGCCGGACTCCTGGTCCTGCTGCTCGTGGGCGGTGGCGTGGTGTACGGCGCCATGCAGATGCTCCAGATCGGGTCCTACGAGGACTACGAAGGCGAGGGCACCGGCGAGGTGATCGTGGAGGTCACCTCCGGCGACACCGTCAGCGCCATCGGCCGGGCCCTGTCGAAGGCGGACGTGGTGGCCTCCACCACCGCGTTCACCAAGGCGGCGCAGGACAACAAGCAGATCAACAGCATCCAGCCGGGCTTCTACCTGATGCGGTCGAAGATGTCCGGTTCGGCCGCGGTCAGCCACATCCTGTCGCCGGAGGCGAAGACCGGACGCATCGAGGTGCGCGGCGGGCAGCGGCTGGAGGACCAGCAGAGCCCCGACGGCGGCAAGACGCCGGGCATCCTCACCAAGCTCGCCGAGGCCACCTGCACCGGCGACGAGAGCAAGTGCACCACTCCGGAGCAGATGCACGAGGCCGCGGGCACCGCCGACCTGGCGACACTGGGCGTGCCGGACTGGGCGATCGAGGGCGCGTCGAAGGCCGAGCCGGAACGGCGGCTCGAAGGGCTGATCATGCCCGGCATCTACGACGTGAAGCCGGGCGAGCCCGCGGAGGAGGTGCTGCGCCAGGTGGTGACGAAGTCCGCGGCGCTGCTGGAGGCCGCGGGCCTGCCGCAGGCCGCCGACGGCACCGGCCGCACCCCGTACCAGCTGCTGACGATCGCGTCGCTGGTGCAGAGCGAAGGCATCGAGCGGGACTTCGACAAGGTCTCCAGGGTGATCTACAACCGGACGACCGACCCGCAGATGCAGTTGCAGCTCGACTCGACGATCAACTACCCGCTGGACAAGCCGACGCTGCTGACCAAGCCGGAGGACCGCCGGCGGCCGGGGCCGTACAACACCTACCAGAACTACGGCCTGCCGCCGACGCCGATCTCCACCGTCAGCACGGCCGCGGTGGTCGCGGCGGAGAAACCGGCCGAAGGGACCTGGGCGTACTTCGTGAAGTGCTACCCGGACGGCACGTCCTGCTTCGCCACCACGATGGCCGAGCACGACCGCTACATCACCGAGGCGCAGCAACGTGGCGCGTTCTGA
- the ruvX gene encoding Holliday junction resolvase RuvX translates to MTSGLRGVGPAADAPDPGAGRRIGVDVGAVRVGIALSDPAPMLATPLVTLQRDVEAERDLVELAQLVAEHEVVEVVIGLPKTLAGRHGTAAESAHAYAEALATRIDPVPVRFHDERLTTVTASRMLSQRGVRGKRQRAVVDQAAAVEILQAWLDARSQTT, encoded by the coding sequence GTGACCTCAGGATTGCGGGGCGTCGGCCCGGCCGCCGACGCCCCTGACCCGGGAGCGGGACGCCGGATCGGGGTGGACGTCGGCGCGGTGCGCGTCGGGATCGCGCTCAGCGACCCGGCACCGATGCTGGCCACCCCGCTGGTCACGCTCCAGCGAGATGTGGAAGCGGAACGCGACCTGGTGGAATTGGCCCAGCTGGTCGCCGAGCACGAGGTGGTCGAGGTCGTGATCGGCCTGCCGAAGACGCTCGCGGGAAGGCACGGCACCGCCGCCGAATCCGCCCACGCCTACGCGGAAGCACTGGCCACCAGGATCGACCCGGTCCCGGTGCGCTTTCACGACGAACGGTTGACCACGGTCACGGCGAGCCGCATGCTCTCCCAACGGGGGGTTCGCGGCAAGCGACAACGCGCCGTGGTCGACCAGGCCGCCGCAGTGGAGATCTTGCAGGCATGGCTTGACGCCCGGTCGCAGACCACCTGA
- the alaS gene encoding alanine--tRNA ligase, which yields MQTHEINHRFTEHFRGTGHTVVPSASLILDDPTLLFVNAGMVQFKPYFLGDAPAPYPRATSIQKCVRTGDIDEVGKTTRHNTFFQMAGNFSFGDYFKEGAMEHAWKLLTSSVADGGYGIDPERLWVTVYEHDTESAALWRNTTGIDPARIQVRGAEDNYWDMGVPGPGGPCSEIYYDRGPDYGREGGPNVDEDRYIEIWNLVFMQDIRGEESPKKGAPLLGELPTKNIDTGMGVERVACLLQGVENVYETDLVRPVIAKAEELSGRSYGANPEDDVRFRVIADHARSGVMLVGDGVTPGNEARGYVLRRLLRRIVRSTRLLGVQEPVLGEFTQVVRDAMAPSYPELTTEFERIDSVIRNEEEAFLTTLTAGSKIFDVAVADTKKAGGAQLAGAKAFQLHDTYGFPIDLTLEMAAEQGLAVDEAGFRELMGEQRRRAKEDAKARKTGHGDLSTYRTLLDQHGTTEFIGYTDLESQSRVLGLLVDGVPAKSAAAGAEVELVLDRTPFYAEGGGQIADTGTLVGPGVEVRVHDVQRSVPGLFVHRATVVSGELGVDTELETAVDRDRRRAIERSHSATHLVHAAVRSAYGKRAAQAGSLNSPGRMRFDFTAPASVSAAVLGGVEEEVNSYLQNDVEVASYTTTMDKAMELGAVALFGEKYGDQVRVVDMGDYSRELCGGTHVGRIGQLGVVKLVADSSVGSGVHRVEALVGMDAMRHISKEHLLVTQLAEQFKVPAEELPERIEGVVARLRGAEKELQQLRVQQVLSSAGDLAGRAADVRGVSLVAEQVPDGVDGGALRALAGEVRGRLAGRPAVVALFAADPGEGKVSFVVGINDAARDLGLAAGKLVPSFAAEVGGRGGGKPDMAQGGGSNPAGVPAAIEALRRALGEAVQG from the coding sequence GTGCAGACCCACGAGATCAACCACCGCTTCACCGAGCACTTCCGCGGCACCGGCCACACCGTGGTGCCCAGCGCCTCCCTGATCCTGGACGACCCCACCCTGCTGTTCGTGAACGCGGGGATGGTGCAGTTCAAGCCGTACTTCCTCGGTGACGCCCCGGCGCCGTACCCGCGTGCGACGAGCATCCAGAAGTGCGTGCGCACCGGCGACATCGACGAGGTCGGCAAGACGACCCGGCACAACACGTTCTTCCAGATGGCGGGCAACTTCTCCTTCGGCGACTACTTCAAAGAAGGCGCCATGGAGCACGCGTGGAAGCTGCTGACCTCCTCGGTCGCCGACGGCGGCTACGGCATCGACCCGGAACGGCTGTGGGTCACGGTCTACGAGCACGACACCGAGTCGGCGGCGCTGTGGCGCAACACCACCGGCATCGACCCGGCCCGCATCCAGGTGCGCGGCGCGGAGGACAACTACTGGGACATGGGCGTGCCCGGCCCCGGCGGTCCCTGCTCGGAGATCTACTACGACCGCGGCCCGGACTACGGCCGCGAGGGCGGCCCGAACGTCGACGAGGACCGCTACATCGAGATTTGGAACCTGGTGTTCATGCAGGACATCCGGGGTGAGGAGAGCCCGAAGAAGGGCGCTCCGCTGCTCGGTGAGCTGCCGACGAAGAACATCGACACCGGCATGGGCGTCGAGCGGGTCGCCTGCCTGCTGCAGGGCGTGGAGAACGTCTACGAGACGGACCTGGTGCGCCCGGTGATCGCGAAGGCCGAGGAGCTCTCCGGCCGCAGCTACGGCGCGAACCCCGAGGACGACGTGCGGTTCCGCGTCATCGCCGACCACGCCCGCTCCGGCGTGATGCTCGTCGGCGACGGCGTCACCCCCGGCAACGAGGCCCGCGGCTACGTGCTGCGCCGGCTGCTGCGCCGCATCGTGCGCTCCACCCGCCTGCTGGGCGTGCAGGAGCCGGTGCTGGGCGAGTTCACCCAGGTCGTGCGGGACGCGATGGCGCCGTCCTACCCCGAGCTCACGACCGAGTTCGAGCGCATCGACTCGGTGATCCGGAACGAGGAAGAGGCGTTCCTGACCACGCTCACCGCCGGCTCGAAGATCTTCGACGTGGCGGTCGCCGACACCAAGAAGGCCGGTGGGGCGCAGCTGGCGGGCGCCAAGGCGTTCCAGCTGCACGACACCTACGGCTTCCCGATCGACCTGACCTTGGAGATGGCCGCCGAGCAGGGCCTGGCCGTGGACGAGGCGGGCTTCCGCGAGCTGATGGGCGAGCAGCGGCGCCGCGCCAAGGAGGACGCGAAGGCCCGCAAGACCGGCCACGGCGACCTGTCCACCTACCGCACGCTGCTGGACCAGCACGGAACCACCGAGTTCATCGGCTACACCGACCTGGAGTCGCAGAGCCGGGTGCTGGGGCTGCTCGTCGACGGCGTCCCCGCGAAGTCGGCGGCCGCGGGCGCCGAGGTGGAGCTGGTGCTCGACCGCACCCCGTTCTACGCGGAGGGCGGTGGCCAGATCGCCGACACCGGCACCCTGGTCGGCCCGGGCGTCGAGGTGCGGGTGCACGACGTGCAGCGCTCGGTGCCGGGCCTGTTCGTGCACCGCGCGACGGTCGTCTCCGGCGAGCTGGGCGTGGACACCGAGCTGGAGACGGCGGTGGACCGCGACCGCAGGCGTGCCATCGAGCGCTCGCACTCGGCGACGCACCTGGTGCACGCGGCGGTGCGCAGCGCCTACGGCAAGCGGGCGGCGCAGGCCGGTTCGCTGAACTCGCCGGGCCGGATGCGGTTCGACTTCACCGCCCCCGCCTCGGTGTCGGCCGCGGTGCTGGGCGGCGTGGAGGAGGAGGTCAACTCCTACCTGCAGAACGACGTCGAGGTCGCCTCCTACACCACGACGATGGACAAGGCGATGGAGCTGGGCGCGGTCGCGCTGTTCGGCGAAAAGTACGGCGACCAGGTGCGGGTGGTCGACATGGGCGACTACTCGCGGGAGCTGTGCGGTGGCACGCACGTGGGCCGCATCGGCCAGCTAGGCGTGGTCAAGCTCGTCGCGGACTCCTCGGTGGGCTCCGGCGTGCACCGGGTGGAGGCGCTCGTCGGCATGGACGCGATGCGCCACATCAGCAAGGAGCACCTGCTGGTCACCCAGCTCGCCGAGCAGTTCAAGGTGCCTGCCGAAGAACTCCCGGAGCGCATCGAGGGCGTGGTGGCCCGGCTGCGCGGCGCCGAGAAGGAGCTGCAGCAGCTGCGCGTGCAGCAGGTGCTGTCCTCCGCCGGTGACCTCGCCGGGCGCGCCGCCGACGTGCGCGGCGTGAGCCTGGTCGCCGAGCAGGTCCCGGACGGCGTGGACGGCGGTGCGCTGCGCGCGCTGGCCGGCGAGGTCCGCGGCAGGCTCGCCGGACGCCCCGCGGTGGTGGCGCTGTTCGCCGCCGACCCGGGCGAGGGCAAGGTGTCCTTCGTGGTCGGCATCAACGACGCCGCGCGGGACCTCGGGCTCGCCGCGGGCAAGCTGGTCCCGTCGTTCGCCGCCGAGGTCGGCGGGCGCGGCGGCGGCAAGCCGGACATGGCGCAGGGCGGTGGCTCGAACCCGGCCGGCGTGCCCGCCGCGATCGAAGCGCTGCGCCGCGCCCTGGGCGAGGCGGTCCAGGGGTGA
- a CDS encoding DUF948 domain-containing protein — protein MTPTQIAALIVAGAFVLLVVLLAIPLVKLGRTLDEATVAIRKAHENTDPLFTGANSTLTHVNTQLERVDGITANAKTVSGNVSALSSLFTATLGGPLVKTAAFSYGVSKALRARRKRKEEPWGKHSRRKGGRK, from the coding sequence GTGACGCCCACGCAGATCGCCGCGCTGATCGTCGCGGGCGCGTTCGTGCTGCTGGTCGTGCTGCTGGCGATCCCGCTGGTCAAGCTCGGCCGAACGCTGGACGAGGCGACCGTCGCGATCCGCAAGGCGCACGAGAACACCGACCCGCTGTTCACCGGGGCCAACTCGACCCTGACGCACGTCAACACCCAGCTGGAGCGGGTGGACGGCATCACGGCCAACGCCAAGACGGTCAGCGGCAACGTCTCGGCGTTGTCGTCGCTGTTCACGGCTACACTGGGTGGCCCGTTGGTGAAGACCGCGGCCTTCTCGTACGGGGTGAGCAAGGCTCTCCGAGCTCGCCGCAAGCGCAAGGAAGAGCCGTGGGGCAAGCACTCCCGCCGCAAGGGAGGACGCAAGTGA
- a CDS encoding 2-hydroxyacid dehydrogenase: MRIVVTRNLPEPAVALLRTAGEVHVCERDRALDPADLRRAVAGADAVVAMLGDRVDAAFADAAGPQLKVVANVAVGYDNVDVPELTGRGVTVTNTPGVLTDATADLAFALVLMATRRLGEGERLIRSGTPWFFHLGFMLGTGLQGKTLGIIGLGGIGQAVARRARAFGMRIAYSGRRRAAAAVEAELDARFLPQDELLRESDVVSLHCPLTEQTRHLIDAAALAAMKPSAVLVNTSRGPVVDEAALAAALRAGRIAAAGLDVFEEEPAVHPELLELDNAVLLPHLGSATEETRTAMAELAARNVVGVLTGNGPVTPVAA, encoded by the coding sequence GTGCGGATCGTCGTGACCCGGAACCTGCCTGAACCGGCCGTGGCGCTGCTGCGCACCGCGGGCGAGGTGCACGTCTGCGAGCGGGACCGGGCGCTGGACCCGGCGGACCTGCGCCGGGCGGTGGCCGGGGCCGACGCGGTCGTGGCGATGCTCGGCGACCGGGTGGACGCCGCGTTCGCCGACGCCGCCGGCCCGCAGCTGAAGGTGGTGGCGAACGTGGCCGTCGGCTACGACAACGTGGACGTGCCCGAGCTGACCGGCCGTGGCGTCACCGTGACGAACACGCCCGGGGTGCTGACCGACGCCACCGCCGATCTCGCGTTCGCGCTGGTGCTGATGGCGACCCGCAGGCTCGGCGAGGGGGAGCGGCTGATCCGCTCCGGCACGCCGTGGTTCTTCCACCTGGGGTTCATGCTGGGCACGGGCTTGCAGGGCAAGACGCTGGGGATCATCGGCCTCGGCGGGATCGGGCAGGCGGTGGCCCGCCGGGCGCGCGCGTTCGGCATGCGCATCGCCTACTCCGGGCGCCGCCGGGCCGCCGCCGCGGTTGAGGCCGAGCTCGACGCCCGGTTCCTGCCGCAGGACGAGCTGCTGCGGGAGTCCGACGTGGTCTCGCTGCACTGCCCGCTGACCGAGCAGACCCGGCACCTGATCGACGCCGCCGCGCTGGCCGCCATGAAGCCGTCCGCGGTGCTGGTGAACACCAGCCGCGGCCCGGTGGTGGACGAGGCGGCGCTGGCCGCGGCGCTGCGCGCGGGCCGGATCGCCGCCGCCGGGCTGGACGTGTTCGAGGAGGAACCGGCCGTGCACCCGGAGCTGCTGGAGCTGGACAACGCGGTGCTCCTCCCGCACCTGGGTTCGGCCACCGAGGAGACCCGCACGGCGATGGCCGAGCTCGCCGCCCGCAACGTGGTCGGCGTGCTGACCGGGAACGGCCCGGTCACCCCGGTGGCGGCTTGA